From the genome of Pseudomonas sp. AB6, one region includes:
- a CDS encoding alpha-L-glutamate ligase-like protein → MGLWKTWQALETRGIMGINRRNADYVLKYNKRSLYPIVDDKIVTKERAILAGIHVPEMYGVISTEKEISRLDDIIGDHDDFVIKPAKGAGGDGILVIADRFEERFRTVSGKIISREEIEYQISSILTGLYSLGGNRDRALIEYRVKPDQIFKSISFEGVPDIRIIVLMGYPIMAMLRLPTRQSNGKANLHQGAIGVGVDLATGLTLHGTWLNNIIRKHPDTANAVDGVQLPNWDGFMKLAAGCYELCGLGYIGVDMVLDQDKGPLILEINARPGLNIQIANDCGLTHRAHAVEERLAQLALNKEHESPQERVRFVQELFGHVPAAAL, encoded by the coding sequence ATCGGCCTCTGGAAGACCTGGCAGGCCCTTGAAACCCGTGGAATCATGGGTATTAACCGTCGCAATGCGGATTACGTACTCAAGTACAACAAACGTAGCCTGTACCCCATTGTTGACGACAAGATCGTGACCAAGGAGCGGGCAATCCTGGCGGGTATTCATGTGCCCGAAATGTATGGGGTGATTTCCACCGAGAAGGAAATATCGCGCTTGGATGACATCATCGGCGATCATGACGACTTTGTAATCAAGCCTGCCAAAGGCGCAGGAGGAGACGGGATTCTAGTAATTGCCGACCGCTTCGAAGAGCGCTTTCGCACGGTCTCAGGCAAGATCATCAGCCGTGAAGAAATCGAATATCAGATTTCCAGCATTCTCACAGGCCTGTACTCCCTGGGTGGCAATCGAGATCGCGCACTGATCGAATACCGGGTCAAGCCGGACCAGATTTTCAAGAGCATAAGCTTTGAAGGTGTACCCGATATCCGGATCATCGTACTGATGGGTTATCCCATCATGGCCATGCTGAGGTTGCCGACACGTCAGTCCAACGGCAAAGCCAACCTGCATCAAGGCGCCATTGGGGTAGGTGTCGATTTGGCGACGGGTTTAACGCTGCATGGCACTTGGCTCAACAACATCATCCGCAAACATCCCGACACTGCTAATGCCGTGGACGGCGTGCAGCTTCCAAATTGGGATGGCTTCATGAAGCTTGCCGCAGGCTGCTATGAACTTTGCGGGCTAGGCTACATTGGTGTCGACATGGTACTGGATCAGGACAAGGGCCCGCTTATTCTGGAAATTAACGCCCGTCCCGGTCTGAACATTCAGATTGCCAACGACTGTGGCTTGACCCATCGCGCCCATGCCGTCGAAGAGCGTCTGGCCCAACTCGCATTGAACAAAGAGCATGAGTCACCGCAAGAGCGCGTGCGCTTTGTACAAGAGCTTTTCGGTCATGTACCGGCAGCTGCCCTCTAG
- the pabB gene encoding aminodeoxychorismate synthase component I, translating to MPICAVHPLPYCPDPAEYFSRVRHAPGAMLLDSGRPTANRGRFDLLSAWPCAELLPQPNETGGDFLQRLRDSLAALGHAELPEESQLPFAGGLMGYLAYDFGRRLEPLPAHAHNDLQLPDARLGVYTWALMSDHVLCTSQLVFHPTVAVGERQRLLALFAEPFVPEPRAFTLTSPFEANLSADDYRSAFLRIQTYIQAGDCYQVNFAQRFQATYAGDPWAAYCALRSACPTPFSGFQALPENNAVLSLSPERFARVTGKYVETRPIKGTRPRGSDPAEDAAYAAELLVSTKDRAENVMIVDLLRNDLGRTCRIGSVKVPELFSLETYPNVHHLVSSVTGELAEGNDALDLISGSFPGGSITGAPKIRAMQIIDELEPTPRGVYCGSLLYLDVRGQMDSSIAIRSLLAKDGAVSCWGGGGIVADSDCEAEYEESITKVRILLTTLQEL from the coding sequence ATGCCCATTTGCGCCGTACATCCACTGCCCTATTGCCCCGACCCCGCTGAGTATTTCTCACGTGTGCGCCATGCACCGGGTGCAATGCTGCTCGACAGCGGTCGACCGACCGCCAACCGGGGACGCTTCGATTTACTCAGCGCTTGGCCCTGCGCGGAATTGCTCCCGCAACCCAACGAAACCGGGGGCGACTTTCTCCAGCGCCTGCGCGATAGTCTCGCCGCCTTGGGTCACGCCGAATTACCCGAAGAATCGCAGCTGCCGTTCGCGGGCGGGCTTATGGGGTATCTCGCCTATGACTTCGGCCGACGGTTGGAACCCTTACCCGCGCACGCCCACAATGACCTACAACTACCTGATGCACGGTTGGGTGTTTATACCTGGGCCCTGATGAGCGATCACGTGCTGTGCACTAGCCAACTGGTTTTCCATCCGACGGTGGCTGTCGGAGAACGTCAGCGTTTATTGGCGCTTTTTGCCGAGCCATTCGTCCCAGAACCAAGGGCCTTCACGCTCACATCCCCGTTTGAGGCCAACCTAAGCGCCGATGATTACCGCAGCGCGTTTTTGCGTATCCAGACCTACATTCAGGCCGGGGATTGCTATCAGGTTAATTTCGCCCAGCGTTTTCAAGCGACCTATGCAGGAGATCCATGGGCGGCCTATTGCGCCTTGCGTAGCGCTTGCCCAACACCTTTTTCCGGTTTCCAGGCTCTACCCGAGAACAATGCTGTGCTCAGCCTTTCGCCGGAACGATTCGCCCGTGTCACTGGCAAATACGTCGAAACGCGCCCGATCAAAGGCACCCGCCCCCGCGGCTCTGATCCTGCTGAAGATGCGGCCTACGCCGCCGAGTTATTAGTCAGTACCAAAGATCGGGCGGAAAACGTGATGATCGTCGACCTGCTGCGCAATGATTTGGGGCGAACGTGTCGTATTGGATCGGTGAAAGTGCCGGAATTGTTCAGCTTGGAAACTTATCCAAATGTGCATCACTTGGTCAGCAGCGTTACCGGGGAGCTGGCAGAGGGCAACGACGCGCTGGATCTTATTTCAGGCAGTTTTCCCGGTGGCTCCATTACCGGAGCCCCTAAGATTCGGGCCATGCAAATCATTGACGAATTGGAACCTACGCCCCGTGGGGTGTATTGCGGGTCGTTGCTATACCTGGATGTACGCGGCCAGATGGACAGTTCCATCGCTATTCGCAGCTTGCTGGCTAAAGACGGGGCCGTGTCGTGCTGGGGCGGCGGCGGAATCGTGGCCGATTCAGACTGCGAGGCGGAATATGAGGAATCGATAACTAAAGTGCGGATATTGTTGACGACGTTGCAGGAGCTTTGA
- the thrH gene encoding bifunctional phosphoserine phosphatase/homoserine phosphotransferase ThrH: protein MEIACLDLEGVLVPEIWIAFAEKTGIESLRATTRDIPDYDVLMRQRLRILDEHDLKLSDIQAVIATLKPLDGAVEFVNWLRERFQVVILSDTFYEFSQPLMRQLGFPTLLCHRLITDETDRVVSYQLRQKDPKRQSVLAFKSLYYRVVAAGDSYNDTTMLGEADAGILFHAPENVIGEFPQFPAVHTFEDLKKEFIKASNRELSL from the coding sequence GTGGAAATTGCCTGTCTCGACCTTGAAGGTGTTTTGGTCCCTGAAATCTGGATCGCATTTGCCGAAAAAACCGGGATCGAGTCGCTGAGGGCGACTACTCGGGATATTCCCGACTACGACGTGCTGATGAGGCAGCGTCTGCGCATTCTCGATGAACACGATTTGAAACTCTCCGATATTCAGGCCGTGATTGCGACCTTAAAACCATTGGACGGGGCCGTCGAATTCGTCAATTGGCTGCGTGAGCGCTTTCAAGTGGTGATTCTATCCGACACGTTCTATGAGTTTTCACAGCCGTTGATGCGTCAGCTGGGCTTTCCCACGCTGCTGTGTCATCGCCTGATTACGGACGAGACAGATCGGGTTGTGAGCTACCAATTGCGTCAGAAGGATCCAAAGCGTCAGTCAGTATTGGCTTTCAAGAGCTTGTACTATCGGGTGGTAGCGGCGGGTGATTCCTACAACGACACCACGATGCTCGGCGAAGCGGATGCAGGGATTTTGTTCCATGCGCCCGAGAACGTGATTGGAGAATTCCCGCAATTCCCGGCGGTGCATACGTTTGAAGACTTGAAAAAAGAATTTATCAAGGCATCGAACCGCGAGTTGAGTCTGTAA
- a CDS encoding phosphoadenylyl-sulfate reductase yields MSQPFDVAALAETYAKKSAQDILKLAFEHFGDDVWISFSGAEDVVLVDMAWKLNKNVKVFSLDTGRLHPETYRFIEHTREHYKIDIELMAPDQKALEPFVKEKGLFSFYKDGHGECCGIRKIEPLRRKLSGVNAWATGQRRDQSPSTRSDVAVVEIDSAFSTPERLLYKFNPLAQMTSEEVWNYIRMLELPYNSLHERGFISIGCEPCTRPVLPNQHEREGRWWWEEATQKECGLHSGNLIAKV; encoded by the coding sequence ATGAGCCAACCCTTCGATGTCGCCGCCCTCGCTGAGACTTACGCCAAAAAGTCTGCGCAGGATATTTTAAAACTGGCCTTTGAGCATTTTGGCGACGACGTCTGGATCTCATTCAGCGGTGCCGAAGATGTGGTGCTGGTGGATATGGCCTGGAAGCTGAATAAAAACGTCAAGGTCTTCAGTCTCGATACTGGTCGTCTGCACCCGGAAACTTATCGTTTTATTGAACATACCCGCGAGCACTACAAAATAGACATCGAGCTGATGGCGCCGGATCAGAAGGCGCTCGAGCCGTTTGTCAAAGAGAAGGGGTTGTTCAGCTTCTATAAAGATGGGCACGGCGAATGCTGCGGTATCCGCAAGATCGAGCCGTTGCGTCGTAAACTTTCCGGGGTCAACGCCTGGGCTACAGGCCAACGCCGGGACCAGAGTCCGAGCACGCGCAGTGACGTGGCGGTGGTGGAAATAGACAGCGCGTTTTCGACGCCGGAGCGCCTTTTGTATAAATTCAACCCGCTGGCGCAGATGACCAGCGAGGAAGTTTGGAACTACATCCGTATGCTGGAGCTTCCATATAACAGCTTGCATGAGCGAGGTTTCATCAGCATCGGCTGCGAACCCTGCACCCGCCCGGTACTACCAAATCAACATGAGCGTGAAGGCCGCTGGTGGTGGGAAGAAGCCACGCAAAAAGAATGCGGGCTGCATTCTGGAAATTTGATTGCCAAGGTGTAA
- the cysB gene encoding HTH-type transcriptional regulator CysB — protein sequence MKLQQLRYIWEVAHHDLNVSATAQSLYTSQPGISKQIRLLEDELGVEVFARSGKHLTRVTPAGERIITTAGEILRKVESIKQIAQEFSNEKKGTLSIATTHTQARYALPPVISNFIKQYPDVALHMHQGSPMQIAEMAADGTVDFAIATEALELFGDLVMMPCYRWNRCVVVPHGHPLTKVSKLTLEVLAEYPIVTYVFGFTGRSKLDEAFSHRGLTPKVVFTAADADVIKTYVRLGLGVGIVAKMAVDAKLDSDLVMLDASDLFEASVTKIGFRRGTFLRGFMCDFIEKFAPHLTREVMAKAIQCHNKQELEELFAGVELPVH from the coding sequence ATGAAGCTTCAACAATTGCGCTACATCTGGGAAGTGGCGCACCACGACCTCAACGTTTCTGCCACTGCTCAGAGTCTGTACACCTCTCAGCCGGGCATCAGCAAACAGATCCGTCTACTCGAAGACGAACTGGGTGTTGAAGTATTTGCTCGCAGTGGTAAACACCTGACGCGCGTGACCCCGGCCGGTGAACGAATCATCACAACTGCAGGCGAGATCTTGCGCAAGGTTGAGAGCATCAAGCAGATCGCTCAAGAATTTTCCAATGAGAAAAAAGGCACGCTGTCGATTGCCACCACCCACACCCAAGCTCGTTATGCGTTACCTCCGGTGATCAGCAATTTCATCAAGCAATACCCAGACGTGGCGTTACACATGCATCAAGGGTCGCCGATGCAGATTGCCGAAATGGCCGCTGACGGCACGGTAGATTTTGCTATTGCTACTGAAGCGCTGGAACTCTTCGGCGACTTGGTAATGATGCCTTGCTACCGCTGGAACCGCTGTGTCGTTGTGCCTCATGGCCACCCGCTGACCAAGGTCTCGAAACTCACTCTTGAAGTCCTCGCCGAATATCCTATTGTCACTTATGTGTTCGGTTTTACCGGACGTTCGAAGTTGGACGAGGCGTTCAGTCACCGGGGGCTGACTCCGAAAGTGGTGTTTACGGCGGCCGATGCCGACGTGATTAAAACTTACGTGCGCTTGGGCCTTGGCGTTGGAATCGTGGCGAAAATGGCGGTAGATGCCAAGCTCGATAGCGATCTTGTGATGCTGGATGCCAGCGATCTTTTCGAAGCCAGCGTAACCAAGATTGGCTTCCGTCGCGGTACGTTTTTGCGCGGTTTCATGTGCGACTTTATCGAAAAATTCGCACCTCACTTGACGCGGGAAGTGATGGCAAAAGCGATTCAATGTCATAACAAGCAGGAGTTGGAAGAACTGTTCGCCGGGGTGGAATTGCCCGTGCATTGA
- a CDS encoding universal stress protein: MIRSMLYATDLGIYAPYVLQHALALARTFNAELYVIHVVEPMGLFAESVLQSYLDEAALKELRSQGLNTVMQGIEQRVLDGFRDELGEGHQDLALIRAVLVIQGDPSNMILEQAQKLAVDLLIVGSHSHGAQGDTPLGRTAAKVLQLSEVPVYMVPMLQRRVR, encoded by the coding sequence ATGATTCGCTCCATGCTCTATGCCACTGACCTCGGTATTTATGCTCCGTACGTCTTACAACATGCGTTGGCGCTGGCTAGAACATTTAACGCTGAGTTGTATGTCATCCATGTTGTCGAGCCTATGGGATTGTTCGCGGAGTCAGTCTTGCAGAGCTATCTTGATGAGGCAGCCTTGAAGGAGTTGCGCAGTCAGGGGCTGAATACCGTCATGCAGGGTATCGAACAGCGGGTGCTGGATGGTTTTCGGGATGAGTTGGGTGAAGGGCATCAGGATCTGGCGCTAATTCGCGCAGTTCTGGTCATTCAGGGAGACCCATCAAACATGATATTGGAACAGGCTCAGAAGCTGGCAGTAGATTTATTGATTGTTGGCAGCCACAGTCACGGCGCTCAAGGCGACACCCCTTTGGGGCGTACAGCCGCGAAGGTTCTGCAGCTATCCGAAGTTCCGGTGTACATGGTCCCGATGCTCCAGCGTCGGGTACGTTAG